From a region of the Drosophila virilis strain 15010-1051.87 chromosome 3, Dvir_AGI_RSII-ME, whole genome shotgun sequence genome:
- the Pitslre gene encoding serine/threonine-protein kinase PITSLRE isoform X2, giving the protein MEQRYHQHHQQHRSERAKHHLSHAYHYPQQLPLPPPPQSYVHHHHHHQQLMSLSRGGGRTDYYHSSRHVDYVDVDQPPPPPRRAVKHAYEQPKDAESLEQDLRSRLLSKRHKYVKDYESEENYEQLQPSHSRRKDRESRRGSHSHKLRHGQVIELLDSPETAAATQHHRSKQQKRAEAEEALNPVLQRRTANSDPELLARREKILAAERENRQRKQIAREELEARREQLLRERNEHSDALSPSAVAASVTAGLHIVKRKQKVKMEDVHYERRKRIKQTAEEVKRQTKQNDEGSEESEESDSEEEEEDDEEDSGSAESDSDTADSAESSYAQEPHKKNKRKRKLPDDDEDVPLPDSPLSVGALYKSPKQRARSRSASSKSSERSHSSAASSNSNSRHSSRSRSSRSRSRSPASSLGERQRSRSSSTRSEERGMAQQQQQQLLDNIEASITEKPPKAPVEELPPCDDKGVPLPNYYPGVQGCRSVEEFQCLNRIEEGTYGVVYRAKDKRTNEIVALKRLKMEKEKEGFPITSLREINTLLKGQHPNIVTVREIVVGSNMDKIFIVMDYVEHDLKSLMETMKQRKQSFFPGEVKCLVQQLLLAVAHLHDNWILHRDLKTSNLLLSHKGILKVGDFGLAREYGSPLKKYTSLVVTLWYRAPELLLCSPEYSTPIDVWSVGCIFAEFLQMAPLFPGKSEIDELNRIFKELGTPNEKIWPGYSELPAVKNMLSQNSQFTDYPVSQLRKHFQDKTSDAGLGLLQGLLTYDPKQRLTADAALKHGYFKELPLPIDPSMFPTWPAKSELGARKAQASSPKPPSGGSQFKQLGRDEPMPTAAVGGGGAKLASGIITGNKKSGATAASTGFVLNAGLTQRQLAMGPGFSLKF; this is encoded by the exons ATGGAACAGCGCTATCATCAGCACCATCAACAGCATCGCAGTGAGCGAGCCAAGCATCATTTAAGCCATGCCTATCATTACCCGCAACAGCTGCCATtaccgccgccgccacagAGTTATGTTCATCATCACCACCATCATCAGCAACTAATGAGCTTATCCCGTGGGGGCGGACGCACCGATTACTATCATAGCAGCCGGCACGTTGATTATGTGGATGTGGatcagccgccgccgccgcctcgaCGTGCTGTCAAACATGCCTACGAACAGCCCAAGGATGCTGAGAGCCTGGAGCAGGATCTGCGTTCACGGCTGCTCAGCAAGCGGCACAAATATGTCAAAGACTATGAGTCGGAAGAGAACTATGAGCAGCTCCAGCCGTCGCATAGTCGCCGCAAGGATCGCGAGTCACGACGCGGCAGCCACAGTCATAAGCTACGTCATGGCCAAGTCATTGAGCTGCTGGACAGTCCCGAGACAGCGGCGGCGACTCAGCATCATcgcagcaaacaacaaaaacgagcCGAAGCCGAGGAAGCCCTAAATCCGGTGCTACAACGCCGCACAGCAAACAGTGATCCGGAGCTGCTAGCGCGGCGCGAGAAGATTCTGGCAGCCGAGCGAGAGAATCGCCAGCGTAAGCAAATTGCACGCGAGGAGCTGGAGGCGCGTCGTGAACAACTGCTGCGCGAACGGAACGAGCACAGTGATGCGCTCAGTCCCAGCGCCGTGGCGGCCAGTGTGACAGCCGGTCTTCATATAGTCAAGCGCAagcaaaaagtgaaaatgGAGGACGTTCATTACGAGCGAAGAAAGCGTATCAAGCAGACAGCTGAGGAAGTCAAGCGACAGACCAAGCAAAATGATGAGGGCAGCGAAGAGAGCGAAGAATCTGACtccgaggaggaggaggaggacgaCGAGGAGGACAGCGGCAGTGCGGAAAGTGACAGCGATACGGCAGACAGTGCAGAAAGTAGCTACGCACAGGAGCCGCACAAGAAGAACAAGCGAAAACGAAAGCTGCcagatgatgatgaagatgtTCCACTGCCAGATAGTCCACTGAGTGTGGGCGCTCTATACAAATCACCCAAGCAAAGGGCGCGCTCACGTTCCGCCAGCTCCAAGAGCTCAGAGCGCAGTCATAGCAGCGCAgccagcagcaatagcaatagTCGACACAGCAGCCGAAGCcgcagcagtcgcagtcgtTCGCGCTCGCCAGCCAGCAGCCTGGGCGAAAGGCAACGttcgcgcagcagcagcacgcgcAGCGAGGAGCGTGGCAtggcacaacagcagcaacagcagctgctggacaACATTGAAGCCAGCATCACGGAAAAGCCGCCCAAGGCACCTGTTGAGGAATTGCCGCCCTGCGATGACAAAGGCGTACCGCTGCCCAACTATTATCCGGGTGTGCAGGGCTGTCGTTCGGTTGAAGAGTTTCAATGCCTCAATCGCATCGAGGAGGGCACGTACGGTGTCGTTTATCGTGCCAAGGACAAACGGACCAACGAGATTGTTGCCTTAAAACGTCTGAAAATGGAAAAGGAAAAAGAAGGCTTTCCTATAACATCCCTGCGTGAGATTAATACGCTGCTGAAGGGCCAGCATCCCAATATTGTGACGGTTCGTGAGATTGTCGTTGGCTCCAACATGGATAAGATATTCATTGTCATGGATTATGTGGAGCACGATCTTAAATCCCTAATGGAAACAATGAAACAGCGCAAACAGAGCTTCTTTCCGGGCGAAGTCAAATGCCTTGtccaacagctgctgctcgctgtCGCCCATTTGCACGacaattggattttgcatcgTGACCTGAAGACCTCTAATCTGCTGCTCTCCCACAAAGGCATTCTCAAGGTCGGTGATTTTGGATTGGCCCGCGAATATGGCTCACCACTTAAGAAGTACACTTCCTTGGTAGTCACGCTATGGTATCGGGCACCAGAGCTCCTGCTCTGCTCCCCGGAGTACTCCACGCCCATAGATGTGTGGTCTGTGGGCTGCATTTTTGCCGAATTCCTCCAAATGGCGCCACTCTTTCCGGGCAAGTCAGAAATCGATGAGCTTAATCGCATATTTAAG gaaCTCGGCACACCCAACGAAAAAATCTGGCCTGGATACTCGGAGCTGCCGGCCGTCAAGAATATGTTAAGCCAAAACTCACAGTTCACGGATTATCCGGTCTCGCAGCTGCGCAAACATTTTCAGGACAAAACCTCTGATGCAGGACTCGGACTGCTGCAGGGCCTACTGACATACGATCCAAAACAAAGACTGACTGCTGATGCGGCGCTTAAGCATGGCTACTTTAAGGAGCTACCCCTACCCATCGATCCATCCATGTTTCCCACTTGGCCCGCCAAAAGCGAGTTGGGCGCACGCAAAGCGCAGGCTTCATCCCCAAAGCCGCCATCCGGCGGCTCGCAATTCAAGCAGCTGGGACGTGATGAACCCAtgccaacagcagctgttggTGGCGGTGGGGCAAAGCTCGCCTCGGGCATTATAACGGGCAACAAGAAGAGCGGCGCAACGGCGGCCAGCACCGGATTTGTGTTAAACGCGGGTCTAACGCAGCGGCAGCTGGCAATGGGTCCCGGCTTCAGCTTGAAGTTCTGA
- the obst-J gene encoding peritrophin-48 — protein MKSKLQQLIIVLLLHLVAIKATSRSDHLAIERQCRNALVWTLLPDEQHCDRFYVCTGRKEHNRNYQELRCAAGYHFSSYEQRCIRGACSQPVSRTCNATDVNNVQRLLGDCTRFERCSSRGELALVKCSYGHYFDAERHACLPVAITPSHQCSCILPEHSTLANLEDCRSYYRCTEGQAVLQQCPQDYYYELRVNSCLLDTRGVCKPGEPAPLLGEMLQECDREGSRLVPHTQDCSRYFVCIGSRAIELSCPKGQYFDVLSRYCTIDENFQCLKQSTGSTQPMTTASPATTKEVNSSKQAQKLNGNKPAFDVIGNKLSSKFLLV, from the exons ATGAAGAGCA AACTGCAACAACTGATCATAGTCCTATTGCTGCATTTGGTAGCTATTAAAGCCACTTCTCGAAGCGACCACTTGGCCATCGAAAGGCAGTGCCGCAATGCGCTGGTGTGGACTCTATTGCCGGATGAGCAACATTGTGACAGATTCTATGTGTGTACGGGTAGAAAGGAACATAACAGAAACTATCAGGAATTAAGATGTGCAGCGGGTTACCACTTTAGCAGCTATGAGCAACGCTGCATAAGGGGCGCATGCTCCCAACCTGTCAGCAGAACCTGCAATGCAACCGACGTCAACAACGTGCAACGTCTGCTGGGCGATTGTACGCGCTTTGAGCGTTGCTCGAGTCGCGGTGAGCTAGCACTTGTCAAGTGCTCGTACGGTCACTACTTTGACGCCGAGCGACATGCCTGCCTGCCGGTGGCCATAACGCCATCCCATCAGTGCAGCTGCATACTGCCGGAGCACTCCACGCTGGCCAATCTAGAGGACTGTCGCAGCTACTATCGCTGCACAGAGGGCCAGGCCGTGCTGCAGCAGTGTCCGCAGGATTACTATTATGAGCTAAGGGTGAACAGCTGCCTGCTGGATACGAGGGGTGTATGCAAGCCCGGAGAGCCAGCGCCTCTGCTGGGCGAGATGTTGCAGGAGTGCGACAGGGAAGGTAGCCGATTGGTGCCGCACACTCAGGACTGCAGTCGGTATTTTGTGTGCATCGGCAGCCGGGCCATCGAACTGAGTTGCCCCAAAGGCCAGTATTTCGATGTGCTATCGCGCTATTGTACAATTGATGAAAATTTCCAGTGCCTCAAGCAGAGTACAGGCAGTACGCAACCTATGACAACTGCATCACCTGCCACGACAAAGGaagtcaacagcagcaagcagGCACAGAAGTTGAATGGCAATAAGCCAGCATTTGATGTGATCGGCAACAAGTTGTCATCAAAATTTCTGTTAGTTTAA
- the Pex16 gene encoding peroxisomal membrane protein PEX16, with protein MDQLKGLLKSYEAWVAKNPDVVGDFETTAKWVSYFVAGRISNSNVLSELVYTLSNMLVFYNDRIIDKARGANENAVIRLQSGLCYRLKVTLTTLEYCEVFIEISARRLFGQTGKWLVIALIQVLKAAGRLFLLKHSTSDIITSPPIAALNRRALSKERKPEASVAQSEHSITFQLKRSGRLIRKVEGAPPIQYRDFKLHVDNADAAKTQIPRELLQAEYLYIAKPLIHLTAMGLFGQRSWKQYMIALSLDLYSVYLYRQHRHLMSKQQKLELSRRCINLLYFLVRSPFYDNYSKTRIERILGFVGQHVPLVKLVAGPLREYIPQWQNTYFYLWST; from the exons atGGACCAGCTAAAAGGCTTACTTAAGTCCTACGAGGCATGGGTAGCCAAAAATCCCGATGTTGTCGGCGACTTCGAGACCACGGCCAAATGGGTTTCATATTTTGTGGCAG gTCGCATATCGAACTCCAATGTACTCTCCGAGCTAGTCTACACGTTATCCAATATGCTGGTCTTCTACAACGATCGCATTATCGACAAGGCACGTGGTGCCAACGAAAACGCCGTAATCCGGCTTCAGTCGGGCCTTTGCTATCGTCTAAAGGTCACGCTGACGACGCTCGAATACTGTGAGGTGTTTATCGAGATATCAGCGCGACGCTTGTTTGGCCAAACGGGCAAATGGCTGGTCATAGCGCTTATACAAGTCTTAAAGGCAGCGGGCCGTTTGTTTTTGCTCAAGCATTCCACCTCGGACATTATCACGTCACCGCCCATCGCAGCCTTAAACCGGCGTGCATTGAGCAAAGAGCGTAAGCCGGAGGCATCTGTTGCCCAGTCGGAGCATTCCATAACGTTTCAATTGAAACGTTCCGGCCGCCTTATACGCAAAGTTGAGGGCGCACCTCCCATACAATATCGTGACTTTAAATTGCATGTGGACAATGCGGATGCGGCCAAAACACAAATACCACGCGAGCTACTCCAAGCGGAGTACTTGTACATTGCCAAACCGCTCATCCATTTGACGGCCATGGGCTTGTTCGGTCAGCGCAGCTGGAAGCAGTACATGATCGCACTATCCCTTGATTTGTATAGCGTATATCTGTATCGCCAGCACAGGCATCTCATGTCCAAACAGCAGAAACTGGAGCTAAGCAGACGCTGCATCAATCTGTTGTACTTCCTCGTGCGTTCGCCCTTTTATGATAACTACAGCAAGACACGCATCGAACGAATTTTGGGCTTCGTGGGGCAGCATGTGCCCCTTGTCAAACTGGTGGCCGGACCCCTGCGGGAATACATTCCACAATGGCAGAACACCTACTTTTATCTGTGGTCCACTTGA
- the LOC6622097 gene encoding distal membrane-arm assembly complex protein 2, whose translation MSLFRLRRLQLSASILYRCASTLPSHQSEGGEVSATVKRIRKELAQDKQQLSWRTPIGDRPEDWNSKLKLFSNSEQNSDFIVMMQRPIDLSPKNMKEWWNKRQERIERHMQQFVPERHKILGPELAAAHFVLYRGGAAKFLNDNRWHRASEDGEFNLPNKFNASFKLEALRCDNMQLYYEGLENLRCLEHLKFLSFHNVKTFDDWCLDRISGGDYPHLEVLDISNTAITERGLACLYRLPKLKLLIINDPKESLEMELAAAMLELAMPPLKVIAADTIHDQT comes from the coding sequence ATGTCTTTGTTCCGTCTACGGCGTCTGCAGCTAAGTGCCAGCATTTTATATCGATGTGCGAGCACACTGCCCAGCCACCAATCGGAAGGCGGGGAAGTCAGCGCGACAGTCAAGCGGATTCGTAAGGAGCTGGCCCAGGACAAACAGCAACTCAGCTGGCGTACGCCTATCGGTGACCGGCCAGAGGATTGGAAtagtaaattgaaattgttttccaACTCGGAACAAAACTCCGATTTCATAGTCATGATGCAGCGGCCCATCGATCTGAGTCCCAAGAACATGAAAGAATGGTGGAATAAACGCCAGGAGCGCATTGAGCGACACATGCAACAGTTTGTGCCCGAACGCCATAAGATACTTGGTCCCGAGCTGGCCGCCGCACATTTTGTCTTATATCGCGGTGGTGCTGCCAAGTTCTTGAACGACAATCGCTGGCATCGAGCTTCTGAGGACGGCGAGTTCAATCtaccaaataaattcaatGCCAGCTTCAAACTGGAGGCGCTGCGCTGCGACAACATGCAGCTGTACTATGAGGGACTGGAAAACCTGCGCTGCTTGGAGCATCTAAAGTTTTTATCCTTTCACAATGTCAAAACCTTTGACGACTGGTGCTTGGATCGCATTTCCGGCGGCGATTATCCGCATCTAGAGGTTTTGGATATTTCGAACACTGCCATAACAGAAAGAGGACTAGCATGTCTTTATCGCCTGCCCAAGCTAAAGCTCCTAATTATTAACGATCCCAAGGAGTCGCTCGAAATGGAACTGGCCGCTGCTATGCTGGAATTGGCGATGCCGCCGCTTAAAGTCATAGCAGCAGACACCATACATGACCAAACATAA
- the Pitslre gene encoding serine/threonine-protein kinase PITSLRE isoform X1, whose translation MVNTSGSEDGQLRSPNDGHYISGEDDHDADALYIQPPQAASSQGRDPASTRREKKKHSRDRRHKERNSLEGVERERERERDRERERDRYEYRGAREDMEQRYHQHHQQHRSERAKHHLSHAYHYPQQLPLPPPPQSYVHHHHHHQQLMSLSRGGGRTDYYHSSRHVDYVDVDQPPPPPRRAVKHAYEQPKDAESLEQDLRSRLLSKRHKYVKDYESEENYEQLQPSHSRRKDRESRRGSHSHKLRHGQVIELLDSPETAAATQHHRSKQQKRAEAEEALNPVLQRRTANSDPELLARREKILAAERENRQRKQIAREELEARREQLLRERNEHSDALSPSAVAASVTAGLHIVKRKQKVKMEDVHYERRKRIKQTAEEVKRQTKQNDEGSEESEESDSEEEEEDDEEDSGSAESDSDTADSAESSYAQEPHKKNKRKRKLPDDDEDVPLPDSPLSVGALYKSPKQRARSRSASSKSSERSHSSAASSNSNSRHSSRSRSSRSRSRSPASSLGERQRSRSSSTRSEERGMAQQQQQQLLDNIEASITEKPPKAPVEELPPCDDKGVPLPNYYPGVQGCRSVEEFQCLNRIEEGTYGVVYRAKDKRTNEIVALKRLKMEKEKEGFPITSLREINTLLKGQHPNIVTVREIVVGSNMDKIFIVMDYVEHDLKSLMETMKQRKQSFFPGEVKCLVQQLLLAVAHLHDNWILHRDLKTSNLLLSHKGILKVGDFGLAREYGSPLKKYTSLVVTLWYRAPELLLCSPEYSTPIDVWSVGCIFAEFLQMAPLFPGKSEIDELNRIFKELGTPNEKIWPGYSELPAVKNMLSQNSQFTDYPVSQLRKHFQDKTSDAGLGLLQGLLTYDPKQRLTADAALKHGYFKELPLPIDPSMFPTWPAKSELGARKAQASSPKPPSGGSQFKQLGRDEPMPTAAVGGGGAKLASGIITGNKKSGATAASTGFVLNAGLTQRQLAMGPGFSLKF comes from the exons ATGGTCAATACATCTGGCAGTGAAGATGGCCAGCTGCGCAGCCCCAACGATGGACACTATATCAG cggcGAAGACGATCATGACGCAGACGCACTGTACATACAACCGCCAcaggcagccagcagccagggCCGAGATCCGGCCAGTACGCGTCGCGAGAAGAAGAAACACTCGCGCGATCGTCGACACAAGGAGCGCAACAGTTTAGAGGGCGTCGAAcgggagagagagcgagagcgtgaTCGAGAACGCGAAAGAGATCGATATGAGTATCGGGGAGCACGAGAGGATATGGAACAGCGCTATCATCAGCACCATCAACAGCATCGCAGTGAGCGAGCCAAGCATCATTTAAGCCATGCCTATCATTACCCGCAACAGCTGCCATtaccgccgccgccacagAGTTATGTTCATCATCACCACCATCATCAGCAACTAATGAGCTTATCCCGTGGGGGCGGACGCACCGATTACTATCATAGCAGCCGGCACGTTGATTATGTGGATGTGGatcagccgccgccgccgcctcgaCGTGCTGTCAAACATGCCTACGAACAGCCCAAGGATGCTGAGAGCCTGGAGCAGGATCTGCGTTCACGGCTGCTCAGCAAGCGGCACAAATATGTCAAAGACTATGAGTCGGAAGAGAACTATGAGCAGCTCCAGCCGTCGCATAGTCGCCGCAAGGATCGCGAGTCACGACGCGGCAGCCACAGTCATAAGCTACGTCATGGCCAAGTCATTGAGCTGCTGGACAGTCCCGAGACAGCGGCGGCGACTCAGCATCATcgcagcaaacaacaaaaacgagcCGAAGCCGAGGAAGCCCTAAATCCGGTGCTACAACGCCGCACAGCAAACAGTGATCCGGAGCTGCTAGCGCGGCGCGAGAAGATTCTGGCAGCCGAGCGAGAGAATCGCCAGCGTAAGCAAATTGCACGCGAGGAGCTGGAGGCGCGTCGTGAACAACTGCTGCGCGAACGGAACGAGCACAGTGATGCGCTCAGTCCCAGCGCCGTGGCGGCCAGTGTGACAGCCGGTCTTCATATAGTCAAGCGCAagcaaaaagtgaaaatgGAGGACGTTCATTACGAGCGAAGAAAGCGTATCAAGCAGACAGCTGAGGAAGTCAAGCGACAGACCAAGCAAAATGATGAGGGCAGCGAAGAGAGCGAAGAATCTGACtccgaggaggaggaggaggacgaCGAGGAGGACAGCGGCAGTGCGGAAAGTGACAGCGATACGGCAGACAGTGCAGAAAGTAGCTACGCACAGGAGCCGCACAAGAAGAACAAGCGAAAACGAAAGCTGCcagatgatgatgaagatgtTCCACTGCCAGATAGTCCACTGAGTGTGGGCGCTCTATACAAATCACCCAAGCAAAGGGCGCGCTCACGTTCCGCCAGCTCCAAGAGCTCAGAGCGCAGTCATAGCAGCGCAgccagcagcaatagcaatagTCGACACAGCAGCCGAAGCcgcagcagtcgcagtcgtTCGCGCTCGCCAGCCAGCAGCCTGGGCGAAAGGCAACGttcgcgcagcagcagcacgcgcAGCGAGGAGCGTGGCAtggcacaacagcagcaacagcagctgctggacaACATTGAAGCCAGCATCACGGAAAAGCCGCCCAAGGCACCTGTTGAGGAATTGCCGCCCTGCGATGACAAAGGCGTACCGCTGCCCAACTATTATCCGGGTGTGCAGGGCTGTCGTTCGGTTGAAGAGTTTCAATGCCTCAATCGCATCGAGGAGGGCACGTACGGTGTCGTTTATCGTGCCAAGGACAAACGGACCAACGAGATTGTTGCCTTAAAACGTCTGAAAATGGAAAAGGAAAAAGAAGGCTTTCCTATAACATCCCTGCGTGAGATTAATACGCTGCTGAAGGGCCAGCATCCCAATATTGTGACGGTTCGTGAGATTGTCGTTGGCTCCAACATGGATAAGATATTCATTGTCATGGATTATGTGGAGCACGATCTTAAATCCCTAATGGAAACAATGAAACAGCGCAAACAGAGCTTCTTTCCGGGCGAAGTCAAATGCCTTGtccaacagctgctgctcgctgtCGCCCATTTGCACGacaattggattttgcatcgTGACCTGAAGACCTCTAATCTGCTGCTCTCCCACAAAGGCATTCTCAAGGTCGGTGATTTTGGATTGGCCCGCGAATATGGCTCACCACTTAAGAAGTACACTTCCTTGGTAGTCACGCTATGGTATCGGGCACCAGAGCTCCTGCTCTGCTCCCCGGAGTACTCCACGCCCATAGATGTGTGGTCTGTGGGCTGCATTTTTGCCGAATTCCTCCAAATGGCGCCACTCTTTCCGGGCAAGTCAGAAATCGATGAGCTTAATCGCATATTTAAG gaaCTCGGCACACCCAACGAAAAAATCTGGCCTGGATACTCGGAGCTGCCGGCCGTCAAGAATATGTTAAGCCAAAACTCACAGTTCACGGATTATCCGGTCTCGCAGCTGCGCAAACATTTTCAGGACAAAACCTCTGATGCAGGACTCGGACTGCTGCAGGGCCTACTGACATACGATCCAAAACAAAGACTGACTGCTGATGCGGCGCTTAAGCATGGCTACTTTAAGGAGCTACCCCTACCCATCGATCCATCCATGTTTCCCACTTGGCCCGCCAAAAGCGAGTTGGGCGCACGCAAAGCGCAGGCTTCATCCCCAAAGCCGCCATCCGGCGGCTCGCAATTCAAGCAGCTGGGACGTGATGAACCCAtgccaacagcagctgttggTGGCGGTGGGGCAAAGCTCGCCTCGGGCATTATAACGGGCAACAAGAAGAGCGGCGCAACGGCGGCCAGCACCGGATTTGTGTTAAACGCGGGTCTAACGCAGCGGCAGCTGGCAATGGGTCCCGGCTTCAGCTTGAAGTTCTGA
- the LOC6624034 gene encoding coiled-coil-helix-coiled-coil-helix domain-containing protein 7 has protein sequence MPRNLNAERDNPCLKEQELSFKCLNKNNFDREKCEVYFVNYNNCKEFWNKVRSDRRAKGIVPYLPPLEERAAIKADYMKTKPQTN, from the exons atGCCGCGCAATCTTAATGCTGAACGCGACAATCCCTGTCTAAAG GAACAAGAACTGTCATTCAAATgcctaaacaaaaacaactttgACCGGGAAAAGTGTGAAGTTTATTTTGTTaactacaacaactgcaaGGAGTTTTGG AACAAGGTACGCAGTGATCGTCGCGCCAAGGGAATTGTACCCTATCTGCCGCCACTTGAGGAGCGCGCAGCAATCAAGGCTGACTATATGAAAACCAAGCCACAAACGAACTGA